In Procambarus clarkii isolate CNS0578487 chromosome 5, FALCON_Pclarkii_2.0, whole genome shotgun sequence, the following are encoded in one genomic region:
- the LOC123763608 gene encoding uncharacterized protein isoform X1 encodes MFVRDYAASRSCEVRAIMLLWLIIVAILAQSSSEKSAGVLASPALKTQSLHISRLQRLTSRSLTNTSLTTAVPLLATKAQLINIMNNASSRVIQLSALTSSNGTPMAQDGSSRWDANTTQLNSENKSWKQEIRHQRRKRDKCDSVKVVNSVNWRIIGTFTERTASLYFVLNEQSISVNVTLRLRVLLLSQVNFIFTEKRLCNLSHLHELKVEAFVQHNGRFTRNKWGLKLSVDRCYNKTIITKKWSRINKFKHIEVSAKGSSKWTRKSPECLYPPRTAATQNPTDGDDPEASPSSSSLAGATTTTTTTTHPSTNSSELQPNDTRCSVTWNTTTLPSNCCQPSDAQSTHLKVVVISVTVSLVALISGILIWMRKQICKRGDEPGPPEEPIYEEVDLTEVYKHQGTRKDSENSIYGFVVQRDCV; translated from the exons CTGTGAAGTGCGTGCAATTATGCTGTTGTGGCTCATTATAGTCGCGATATTGGCGCAGAGCAGCAGCGAAAAGTCGGCCGGTGTGTTGGCCTCGCCTGCCCTCAAGACCCAGTCACTCCATATCTCCAGGTTACAGCGCCTCACCTCCAGGTCCCTCACAAACACCTCACTCACCACTGCTGTCCCTCTGCTTGCAACAAAAGCCCAGCTGATCAATATTATGAATAACGCTTCCTCCCGTGTGATACAACTCTCGGCCCTCACAAGCAGCAACGGGACACCGATGGCTCAAGACGGGTCCTCGCGCTGGGACGCCAACACCACACAACTGAACAGTGAAAACAAAAGCTGGAAGCAAGAGATCCGTCACCaaaggagaaagagagataaaTGTGACTCAGTTAAGGTCGTGAATTCAGTGAATTGGAGAATCATTGGTACATTTACTGAGCGGACTGCCTCCTTGTACTTCGTTCTTAATGAACAGTCCATCTCCGTCAATGTGACACTGAGATTAAGAGTACTTCTTCTGTCTCAGGTGAATTTCATATTTACTGAAAAAAGGTTATGCAATCTCTCTCATTTGCATGAGTTAAAAGTAGAGGCATTTGTGCAACATAATGGAAGGTTCACCCGTAATAAATGGGGATTGAAGTTGTCAGTTGACAGATGTTACAATAAAACCATCATTACGAAAAAATGGTCGAGAATAAACAAATTTAAGCACATTGAAGTATCAGCTAAAGGATCTTCCAAATGGACGAGGAAGAGCCCTGAGTGCCTCTACCCGCCTCGCACCGCTGCCACTCAAAACCCTACTGATGGAGACGACCCCGAAGCCTCCCCATCCAGCTCCTCCTTGgccggtgccaccaccaccaccaccaccaccacccatccgtcAACCAACTCTTCCGAGTTACAACCGAATGACACCCGCTGCTCtgtcacctggaacaccaccacacTTCCCTCCAACTGTTGCCAACCAAGTGATGCCCAGAGCACACATCTTAAGGTAGTCGTCATCTCGGTGACAGTATCCCTCGTCGCTCTCATCTCTGGGATCCTCATATGGATGCGAAAGCAAATATGCAAAC GCGGCGACGAACCTGGACCCCCAGAAGAGCCGATTTATGAAGAAGTGGACCTCACGGAGGTATACAAGCATCAAGGAACGCGTAAGGACAGCGAGAACAGTATTTACGGGTTCGTTGTACAGCGCGACTGTGTCTAA